In the genome of bacterium, the window TTCAAAACATCAGGAACATCTTTTTCTGAGAGAATCTTGTCTACGGCTTCTTTTTCTCTTAATTTAAATAAAAGATATTTGTTTTCGTCTTTGAAGCAAGCGCCGAAAGCAATTTTCTGTTTTGCTGTTTCTTCAATATCTGCAACAAATTTTTCTTTTACATTTTCTCTTGTTACTTCGAAGAACTTGTATTCGGTTATGTCGAAGTATTTTTTTAAGTCCTCGAGAAGCTGATGTTTATTTATTTCTCTTTTTACAATCCTATGAGTCGGGTAAACCTTTAAATTTTCGTCATCAAGGTTGGTATAGTAAGCCATTACATAATTAAAAGCATCATTTTCGCTCCAGTCAGGATTTTCTGCTCGTCTGAAATTTCTATAAGCTATAGAAGTTTCGTATCTATGATGCCCGTCAGCTATTAAAACCTTTTTATCAGACATAATTTCGGTTATTTTATTTAAAACCTGTTCGTCTTCTATTGCATAAAGTATGTTTTGAATTCCAAGATCGTCTGTTACGTCAATTATTGGTTTTGCAGGGAGTTTAACGGCTTTGTCGATTTCACCTTCGGGATCTGAATAAGCAAAGAAAACTTGACTGAAGTTGGCTTTACAGGTTTTCATAAGTTTTAACCTGTCTTCTTTTGGGCCGCCCATTGTAAATTCATGAGGCATTATATTGCCTTTTTCGTATTCTTCTATTAAATTTCGGGCGATAAAACCTTTTCTGGAAATTTTGTCGCCTTTTGCGGTTGTATAATTTTGGACATAATAATAAATGCAAGGCGTAGAAGATGGTGTTAAAGCTTTTTGTTCAATAAATTCTCTAAAATCTTCTGCCGCGCGTGTGTAACGGTTATTGGATTCGCTGTCATCAGAATTAATTTTGCCGAGAATTAGTTTGACAATATTATAAGGAGATTTATTGTATAATTCTCCTTGCTCTTTTGAAGAAATAACGTCATAAGGCGGTGCTATAACATCGTTTATGTTAACTTTTTCAAGATTATAAACAAGTCCTTTTAAGGGCGCGACTTTTACCATTGATTTCTTCCTCATGTTAACTCGAAACATTTTTATGTCTTTTTTATAGCACTAAAATGTTTTGAATAAAATAAAAAAAATAGGATATTAAATTGGATTGCTGATACAATTGCGAGCGACCAACGGGAGCGTGGCAATCTGTTCTGGTATTGATATTTTTATAGATTGCCACCTCGAGCCTTTAGCTCTCCTCTCAACGACAAAACATAAAAACAAATTGCCTCTGCTTCGATATTGAAACAGGGGCAATTTCTTTTATTGATGATTTTAGTATTCCGCAAGATGTTTTTTTGATTTAGTTTTACTTGTGCTACCTTTTTCAAGGCTATCCAAAACATCTTTGCTTTAAGTTTTTAAATTTTCGGGTATCCGTGCTAAACCTGCCGCTTCTATATCAATTTCTTGTATTTTTTTAATTGTCTTTTTAATTAAAGATTTTATCTCAAAAACACTATTA includes:
- a CDS encoding DUF1015 domain-containing protein — translated: MVKVAPLKGLVYNLEKVNINDVIAPPYDVISSKEQGELYNKSPYNIVKLILGKINSDDSESNNRYTRAAEDFREFIEQKALTPSSTPCIYYYVQNYTTAKGDKISRKGFIARNLIEEYEKGNIMPHEFTMGGPKEDRLKLMKTCKANFSQVFFAYSDPEGEIDKAVKLPAKPIIDVTDDLGIQNILYAIEDEQVLNKITEIMSDKKVLIADGHHRYETSIAYRNFRRAENPDWSENDAFNYVMAYYTNLDDENLKVYPTHRIVKREINKHQLLEDLKKYFDITEYKFFEVTRENVKEKFVADIEETAKQKIAFGACFKDENKYLLFKLREKEAVDKILSEKDVPDVLKKLDLSILHKIILGDFLCFSEEDQFKQNGVKYLKKEAEAFEAVENKQAEVVFIMATPSIQLIKEVSSQGYKMPQKSTYFYPKLLSGLVINPLD